In Trueperella pecoris, the DNA window CAGCCACAATTCGTTCATTGATCAGCCTCTGTTCGGCCTCGATCGCAGCGATCGATTCCTGCGCTTCCTCAACCGCCTCGAGGGCGAGGAATTCAGCGTCGTTGTCCTGATCAAGACGCGCCTGGTTCGTGACGATTTCGCTCTGGAGAGTTAGCAACTCGCGCGAGTCCATGCCGACTCCCTCGTTGAGGCGCTTGTGCTTGGCGGCGATGACGGTGGCCAGTTCCTTGGTGCGCGCCGAAGCCGCCTCGAGCGTCTTCTCGGCTTCGCTCAGCGTTTTCTTCGCCTCGGTCAGTTCCCGGGCCTTTGCCGCGACGAGGTTCATCTGCGCACCAACCTCGGCACGCAACGGGTGACGCTCATTGTGGATCTTCAGGCGCGCCAAATGAGCGTCGATGTCGGCAACCTGGAGAAGCTGCAACTGGTCCTGGCGTGGTGCTCGTGCCATGGCTAGATCCTTTCGGTCCATGGGTCGGTGACGATCGTGGAAATGTAGGTGTCAAGGTCAAGCCGAGCGACGGCGTCGCGCATCTTCGGCAAAACCGGCCACTCGGAAGCGAAATGCGTGGCTCCGATCAGCGCGCAACGGCCTGCCCACAGGTGATCGGTGGCCGGATGGTGGCGCAGGTCCGCGGTAATGTAGACGTCAGCGCCAGAACGATCAGCGGCCTCGAGGAACGAATCGCCAGAGCCCGGGGAGACCGCCACAGTCTTGACAATCTTGTCTGGGTTTCCGCCAATTGTGATGCCGGCCGGGGTCTGAGGAATGAGAGCCTTGAGCCGGTGGGCAAGCTCGCGCACACTCATCGTTAGCTCGAGCTCCCCCACTCGTCCGAGCCCCAGCTCGGGATGATCCTTATTCGGCTCAATCGGGCGCGTATTGCTCAGGCGAAGGAGCTCCGCGAGGGCGACCGCCGAGCCCTGCTCCGCCGCATCAGCGTTGGTGTGTGCCGCGAAGAGAGCCACGCCATGACGGATCAGCTTGTGCACCCACGAACCTTTCGCCGTATCCGCGGCAACGGAGGAGGTTCCGCGCAGAAAAAGCGGGTGATGAGTGACGATCATTTGGGCACCGGCCGCGATTGCCTCATCGACCACGGGCTCGCACGGATCGACGGCGAAAGCAACCTTCGTGACCTCGTCCCCCGGGACACCGATCACCAGCCCTACCCGGTCCCATTCCTCCGCGAGCGATGGCGGAAAATGGTCATTCATTACTCTGACGACGTCTGCAACAGTGCTCATGGTCTCAACACTACCGGAGGACCGCCCCGGACGGTTTAGTCTGGACTCGTGAACGCACTACTCGTTGGACTCGGAGGCGCTATCGGCGCCGTCCTACGTCACCTGATGACCCTCGGTTCCGCCCATCCGGTCGTAGCGATCTTTGGCATCAACATCGCCGGTGCGTTCCTCCTGGGCTTGCTCGCAGCGACTGTCTCAGGCAAGCCTCGGCTTTTCCTCGGCACGGGTATCCTCGGTGGCTTTACCACCTACAGCGCGCTCGCCGTGGATACGGTTCGCCTACTTCACGACGCCGCCCCGCTCGGCCTGCTCTACCTCGTCGCTTCCTTAGCTATCGGCGTGATAGCCGCGGGCGCTGGCATGTTGTCTGGAACCAAGATCCAGGAACGTCTCGAAGCCCGGGCTGTGCCCGCGCCCGATGTCTCTCGCGATCTGGATGCCTTTTGCAGCCAGGCTGGCTGTTTTGGCCAGGCAGCCGTTTCGCGGGAGCAGCAGGCGTCCGTTTCGCAGGAACGGGGTGAGGAATGATCGAGATCCTTTTCGTTGCGTTAGGAGCGGGATTCGGCGCCGCGGCTCGGTACGGCGTCGACCAAGCTCTCCCCAAACCGTGGGGAACGGTAGCGGTCAATTTCCTGGGCTCATTCCTGTTGGGTATCGTCGTCGGCGTTCTCGCGAACATCGACCTACGAGCTGAAGCCGAAACCTATGCCCTCCTCGGCACCGGATTCTGCGGCGGATTTACTACCTTCTCTACTGCATCCCTCGAGGTGTTGAAGATCGGCCATAACGACAGCGCTCAGCGCGCCGTCATCTTCGCGGTGGGAATGGCTATCGGCTCAGTCGCGCTCGCGGCTCTTGGAATGGCGTTGGGCCTGTTCATCGCCCGCTAGCGGCGAGCGCCATGGGCCTGCGTGCCTCGGAACCGGACGCGGGCATCTGGAAACCGCGCCCGGGCGCGCCGAAACCGCATTAAGCTGATCCGCGCTGTAGTAATCTGGCGCAGAATAATACAGCGCGAGCCACCTTAACACAGCGCGGGCACGGGGCAGCCCGGCTCAGCCACGGTCGGATAGCAGGCATCAGGACCCCATGAGATTTGCCGGGTCTTTCACCGCTGATTCCGACCAAGAAAGGCACCTGCGTCCATGCGAGCTAACACGGCGCCAGGCCTTGGACAACAACAATTATTCTCCGCTAAATGTGAGTGTGGGGATCAGCCCACGAGGCTAATCCCCACACTCACACGCGCTCCTTAGCTGGGCGGCGCGTTGCTATCCGTTCCTGCGCCGGACAGCTAGTACGGCGCAACCGGCAAGGAGAGTGATAATCGCTCCATATGCCATGCCCTCAACTGCGGATCCAGTTGAAGCAAGATCCTTCGAGGGCTTGCGGCTGTCCTTCTACTCCACAATCGTCGTGTCTTGATTCGATGGATCCGTGACCAGACGACCGAGGATTTGCTTGATCAAGGCATCAACCTTCTTGTTGAGCTCATCATCGGGTACCACGGGGTCCGGTAATGGCTTGGGGTCCGGCGTCGGCTTCGGATCCGGCGTCGGCTTGGGGTCCGGTGTTACACACTTGAGTTCGTCGAGCGGGGGCGCGGTCCAGGACCATTGCGACTTGGCGTTCTTAGCGATTTGGTAGCCCTCGAGTGCCTTGGCCTTGACCACGACAGTCTTACCGTAGGGGTATTCGAACTTCGACGGGTTACCCTTCACCGCCGTCAACGGCTTGCCGTCCACCGTTACCGAGTAGGACACGCCCTTCATCGGCACGATGGTGACAAACGGCTTGACCGCGCACGAGACAGGATCAGATGCATCCGGGAAAACAGGTGCGTTCGGAATCACTATGCCTGGCGACGGCTCACCCGGGTTCGGATTCGTCGGATCGGTGCTCGGATCCCCCGGACCAGGCTCGGTTGGAGTGGGATTCTCAGGATCGGTTGCCTTCTGCTCTTGGACGAAGACCACGGCGGAACGCGCTGGGATCGTGACAGTGCCCGTCTCCGCGTTCCACGTCGACTCCTTGAGAAGCGGATCGTCATCGACTCCGTCTGTCAGAACCGGAAAGAGCTTCAACTCAAGCCCCTTCATCTCCGAGATCGGCTGGCTGATGGCGTTGGGAGAAGCATTGATCGCCACGAGCAGGCCATCAAAGTTCTTGACAATGTCCGCACCCTTGGTGTCGTCGACGCCCATGAGGATGAGACCGGCCTGCTGATCGCGACCCGCGCCCGGGAAGCTGACTTTCTCCTTAATGAGCTCAGACTTGCCAAGCGTCAACAACGGATATGCATGACGCATCCGCAGCAGTTCAAGAGCCTGCTGATGAGCCTTGCCAAGATCCGCCGGCTGCGCAACATTATTGCCGTTGGCGAGGAAAGGCTTCATGGCCGCCCACGCGCCTCGTTGTCTCGCTTAGGCGGAAGCCCTACACCGAAGTTATGCTTCTGCGCGGTCCAATCGATGGCGTTGAAATGATCGCCCGAGTTGTAGGTATTACGATCCATTGACTTCGAACGCAACAAGTCTGTACCTGCGTGCCAGAAGAATGGAGACTGACCGATCATCCCAGTCCTTCGAACATCCCAATTCATCCTGGAATGTTCCAGCGACGGTCACATTTGAGGCGGCCGCAATTGCCGGCGCCGCTGCTAACCCAACCAACGCCGGTAGACTCACCACAAACGCGAGTGACAATCCTAGGAAGCGCTGAGGCCCCTGATGCCCTGACAGTATCAATGTCAGACTCCCTCGTCTGCTTTACGCACATCCTTGTGCAAAGGGTATTGCTCCAACTGTAAAACCAGTCTCCGTCAAAAAATAGGAGCTGGTTGGAAACTGCAAACTCGTTCATCTTTGGCCCCCGAAAAATGGCAGCTGACATGCAAAAACGCTTTCCAGATTGAAATCTGGAAAGCGTTTTTGCAAGCGTGGACCCTACCGGACTCGAACCGATGACAACCTGGGTGTAAACCAGGTGCTCTACCAACTGAGCTAAGGGTCCGAGGAACATGCTACCCGGCAACCGCTCAGATGAAAAATCGCCTCTACCTCGCGCGATTGAGTCCCGCTTAAATCCGGCCAAGACTCCTGACGTCAGGTTAGAAGGTGCGGCCGTGACTGACGACCCTGAAGGCGGTCCACCCAGACTCCAGATGACGCGTGCGCGTCACTGACAGGCCGGCCGTGTCTGCGGCTTCCTTTACATCCTCCATGGGCACGCTGTACTGCGCGCGCTGTTCGGGAACCATCAACCAGATCTGGGCAGATTCCTCCGCCAGGCCACTGGCACAATCAACAAAGAGATCCGTCAGGTCGTCAACATCGCCGTCGTCGGACCTCCACCACGCGATCGCGCCGTCGGCTGAGCCACGGTACTCCTCGTCTTCAAGCTGCTCCCCGGTGATCTCTTCGATTGCAGTACGCAAGCTCATGTCGACGTCGTCGTCGAAACCAAACTCCTGAATGATCTGGCCGGAGCCAAATCCGAAATCCTTACCGGTCGAACCGGACACTGTATCCGCCTTTCGCGCAATGTTGATATGTACAACACAGTCTAAGACGCAAGGTGAAGGTACGCAGGTTTTAACGACCCCCGAGACCACCGGATGTCTGGACGATGTGAGCAGTCACCTATATCTTTCTTCACCTTAACAGTGGGGTCTTTGGACCTAAAAAGGTAACCTAGGTATCAGCGCATGACGTTTACCATGCGGCCGAAGACATAGAGGAGTAATCGTGAGTCAACAGCCAATTAGGCCTCTCATTAATGGCTTGCTCAGCCAGGTTCCAGACATCAACCCCGAAGAAACCCAGGAATGGATCGACTCGGTTGATGGACTGATTGATAGCCAAGGCGCCCCGCGTACCCGTTACCTTCTGACGGCGATGGAGAACCACGCGCGTCGCAAGGGGATCTCCCTTCCCCCGAACATCGTCACCCCCTACGTGAACACCATCGGCATCGACGACGAGCCGTACTACCCCGGCGACGAGTCCCTCGAGAAGGAAATTCGGCGCTGGACGCGTTGGAACGCCGCCGTCATGGTCACCCGCCAACAGGATCCCGACATCGCCGTCGGCGGCCACATCTCCTCTTACGCCGCACAAGCAACGCTGTACGAAGTCGGCTTTAACCACTTCTTCAAGGGAAAGAACGCTCCCGGCGGCGGCGATCAGGTCATGTTCCAGGGACATTCCTCCCCCGGCAACTACGCCCGCGCGTTCCTTGAGGGGCGCCTGACGGAGAAGGACCTCGACTCCTTCCGTCAGCAGGCCTCACGCCGTTCGGGCGGCCGTGGCCTGCCCTCCTACCCCCACCCGCGCCAGATGCCTGACTTTTGGGAATTCCCCACGGTCTCCCTCGGCCTCGGCCCGATTTCGGCGATCTACCAGGCTTGGTACAACCGTTACCTCAACGAGCGCGGCCTGAAGGACACCTCCCAGCAGCACGTGTGGGCCTTCATGGGCGACGGCGAGATGGACGAGGTCGAATCCCGCGGCGTTCTTCACCTTGCGGCGGGCCAGAACCTCGACAACCTCACCTTCGTTATCAACTGTAACCTGCAGCGCCTCGACGGCCCGGTCCGTGGCAACGGCAAGATCATCCAGGAGCTCGAAGCCCAGTTCAAGGGCGCCGGCTGGAACGTCATCAAGGTCATTTGGGGCCGCGAGTGGGACGAGCTTCTGACCGCCGACAAGGACCGTGCGCTGGTCAACATCATGAACGAGACGCTCGACGGCGACTACCAGACCTTCAAGGCCAACGATGGCGCCTACGTGCGCGAGCACTTCTTCGGGCGCGATCCGCGCACGAAGGCCATGGTCGCCGACTGGTCCGACGAAAAGATTTGGGAGCTCAAGCGCGGCGGCCACGATTACCGCAAGGTCTACGCAGCATACAAGGCCGCAACCGAGCACAAGGGTCAGCCGACCGTCATCCTCGCCCACACCATTAAGGGCTACGCGCTCGGCTCGAACTTCGCCGGTCGTAACTCGACCCATCAGATGAAGAAGCTCAACTCCGACGACCTCAAGCTCCTGCGTGACACCCTCGAGCTCGACATTGCCGATGAGCAGCTCGAAGACCCCTACACCGCTCCGTACTTCAAGCCGTCTCCGAAGAATCCGGCTCTTGAATACATGCACGAGCAACGCCGCAAGCTCGGCGGCTACTTGCCGGAGCGTCGCGTCGTCGAACAGGGCGTGACCCTTCCTGCGGAAAAGCACTGGGATGTTCTCAAGGGCGGCTCGGGCAAGCAGAAGGTCGCGACGACGATGGCTTTCGTCCGCCTCCTCAAGGACCTGCTGCGCGATAAGGACTTCGGATACCGCTTCGTCCCGATCATCCCCGACGAGGCCCGCACCTTCGGCCTGGACGCCATCTTCCCCACCGCGAAGATCTTCAACATCCACGGCCAGAACTACACGGCGGTCGACTCGGACCTCCTCCTGAACTACAAGGAGTCCACCAAGGGCCAGATCATGCACACCGGCATCACGGAGGCTGGCTCGAACGCGGCGTTCACCGCGGTCGGCACCTCCTACGCCACGCATGGCCTGCCGATGGTTCCGGTCTACATCTTCTACTCGATGTTCGGTTTCCAGCGCACGGGCGATCAGTTCTGGCACGCCGCAGACCAGATGGCTCGCGGCTTCGTCATGGGTGCCACTGCCGGCCGTACCACCCTCACCGGTGAAGGCCTACAGCACATGGACGGCCACAGCCATGTGATCGCCTCGACGAACCCGGCGGTCGTCCAGTATGACCCGGCCTACGCCTACGAAATCCGCCACATCTTCCGCGACGGCCTGGTACGCATGTACGGCGATGGCTCGGACGGGCGCGACCAGAACGTCATGTACTACATCACGATCTACAACGAGCCGATCCATCAGCCTGCCGAGCCGGAGAACGTGGACGTCGAGGGCATCCTCAAGGGCATGTACAAGCTTGAGGACGCTGAGGGGGAGGGCCCGAAGGTGCAACTCTTCGCATCCGGCGTCGGCGTACCGTGGGCCCGCGAGGCCCGCGAGATGCTCCGCGACGACTGGGGCGTTTCCGCCTCGGTGTGGTCCATCACCTCGTGGTATGAGCTACGTAAAAACGGCCTCGAGGTCGACGAGTACAACTACCTTCACCCGATGGAGGAGCCGAAGAAGGCCTACATCACCACCAAACTCGAGGGCGAAACCGGTCCGATCATCGCGACCTCCGATTGGGAGAAGCAGGTTCACGACTCGATTCGCCCCTGGGTCCCCGAGGCTTACTACACCCTCGGCGCCAACGGCTTCGGTATCGCAGATACTCGCGCATCCGCTCGCCGTCACTTCCGCATCGACTCTGCCTCCATGGTCGTCCGGGCGCTTCAGGCGCTCGCCGATCGCGGCGAGCTCGATCGCGCAACGGTCCAGCAGGCAATCGACAAGTACGAGCTTCTTAACCCCGAAGCTGGCGACGACGGCGTGGCCTCGCCCAACGAGCCCGCTGTCTAAAGGCTTGGTGTAGCTCGCACGAGTTAACGTTGCTCGAGATGAGTGCCCCGCGGCTTTGCCGCGGGGCACTCGCTTATCGCAGTGACGCTCCCTTTTGTTCAGGAAGCGCGAAGGCGGCCAGCGCCGCGCAGGCAAAGGCCAACGAGAACACGGTGAAGGCGAGCATGTTTCCACCCATGGAAACCAATACCGGTGTCAGCAGCGGGGTGAGGATGGACGCGATGCGCCCAAAGCCAGCCGCGCTTCCCGTTCCCGTTCCGCGCACGGTGGTCGGGTAGAGTTCCGGGCCGATCGCATACAGGGCGCCCCATGCGCCGAGGTTGAAGAAGCTCAACGCCATACCCGCCGCGATGATCTGCCACGGCTCGGCCGCCTGGCCGTACATGAGCGCAGACACAGCCGAGCCTGCGAGAAACAAGGCGAGCGTACGGCGTCGTCCCACAACCTCGATCAGCCACGCTGCGGCCGCATAGCCGGGAATCTGTGCAAGCGTCATGATGAGCGTGAATTCAAAAGAACGCACCAGCGTGAAGCCCTGGGCCGTCAGCAGGGAGGGAATCCACGTAAAAGCCCCGTAATATGAGAAATTGATCATGAACCAAATGGTCCACAGCGCGATGGTTCTCTTCCGCATCGGCGCAGACCAGATCGTCAGCTCGCCTTCTTCGCCCGCACCGCGCCCGATGTCATCACTGGCCGGCCCGTCATAACGGTAATCCGGCCCAGCGGAATCTTCGTACAGGCGGACTGTCGCTTCGGCGTCGCCGAACTGGCCGCGCAACTCTAAGAAACGCACCGACTCCCGCGTGTTCAGGCGGATGACCAGCGCATACAGCGCCGGCACCGCTCCGATAAGGAGTCCCCACCTCCAGCCCTCGCCATAGGGCGCCACGACGAAATAGCCGATGAGTGCGGCTGCGATCCAGCCCAGCGCCCAGAAAGCCTCAAGCCAAACGATCACCCGGCCACGAATCTTGCGCGGGGCAAACTCCGAGACAAACGTCGAAGCAACGGGCAGCTCAGCACCGAGTCCAATACCCACGATGAAGCGGAAGAGCATCAAGACCACGACCGATCCGGCGAGGGCCGAGGCGCCGGTCGCAAGCCCATAGACCAGGAGGGTCAGTGCGAAAACCATCCGACGGCCCAGCTTATCCGCGAGTAGACCGCCGACCGTCGCACCGATAGCCATACCCACGAATCCGATGGAAATAATCCAGGAGCGCTCCGTGGCGCTCAGCCCCCACTGCTGTGCGAGGGCCGCGACGACGAATGAGATCAGACCGACGTCCATGGCGTCGAGTGCCCACCCGACGCCCGTCGTCGCCACGAGCCTGCGCAGCCGCCCCGTCATCGGGAGGCGTTCTAGGCGCTCGCCGCGCGTGAGGAATTTTTTCTCCCCAGTTTCGTTGGTCATATGTATTTCTCCTCCAACAGCGTGCGCGGCATAAAACGCTTAGACTGTCTTGGTATTTCAATTCGTAAGGAGTGTCGTGACTCTTATCCATATCGGCTGGGATTTTCTTCGCAAGAAGAAAATGGCCTTCCTCGCCATTATCGCTCTTCAGACGCTCCAGATTCTCCTCAGCCTCGTTCTGCCAGCCATCAACGCTAAGATTATCGACGACGGCGTCCTGGCCGGTAACGTGACCTTAGTCTGGCAAATGGGAGCTCTCATGGCGGGCATCGCGTTGCTCCAGATCCTGGCCATGGTCGGGGCGATCTTCCTTGGCGCACGCACGGCCCTCGAGCTCGGGCGCGAGCTACGCCGCAAGACATTCCGCCAGGTCCAATCTTTTTCCGCCACCGATCAGCACAGATTCGGCGCCCCAACGCTGATCACCCGCGTCACCAACGACGTCACCCAAGTGCAGATGGTCATCCTCATGACGTTTACGGTCATCATCATGGCACCGCTCATGGGCTTCGGTGGCGTGTTCATGGCGATCCAGCAAAACGCCACGCTCTCCTTACTCCTGCTTGTTATTGTCCCCCTGCTCGGCGTTCTCATCTTCACGGTCATGCGGGCCCTCGTTCCGCGCTACACGATCCAGCAAGAACGCATCGACCGAATCAACACTCTCCTGCGCGAGCAACTGACCGGCGTACGCGTGATTCGCGCTTTCGTGCGCCAGGGCAGCGAGCGACACAAGTTTGAGGAGGCCAACGAAAACCTGCGCCAGGTGTGGCTCGAGATCGGGGTGCTGTGGGCGTTCTTGATGCCGGCGGCCTCGTTCATCTTGGGGCTGTCCTCCGCCGCAGTGGTTTGGTTCGCCGCCCATCTGATTTCTGCCGGCTCCATGCAGGTCGGCGCCCTCACCGCGTACATCACCTATCTTGTCATGATCCTCATGGCCGTCATGATGTCCGGAATGATGGTGATGGTGTTCCCTCGCGGGCAAGTCTCGGCGAAGCGAATCCAAGAGATTCTCGACCTCACGCCGTCGATTCAGGCACCTTCCTCCCCCGTGCGTCTTCCCGCTGGGCCCCTCACCTTCGAGCTTGACCGTGCCTGCCTGCAATACCCCGGCGCCGAGGAGCCCGTGCTCAGCGAGATTTCGATGACGCTCGCTCCCGGCCGTCAGGTGGCACTGATCGGCTCGACGGGATCGGGCAAGTCTTCGATCGTCAAACTTCTGCCGCGGCTCATTGACGCGACGGGCGGCATGGTTCGCGCCGGCGGCATTCCGGTCACCGGCCTCGACCCGCGCGAGCTACGTTCGCGCATCGCCCTCGTTCCCCAACGGGCCTTCTTGTTTTCGGGCACGATCGCCTCGAACGTGGCCGGTTCCGCGAAGAACGACGCCGTCTACGACGCCGCGCGCGTCAAGCTCGCGTTGCAGGCGGCCCAGGCGTGGGAATTCGTCAGCAAGATCGACCGTGGCATCGAGGCCGACGTCGAGTCCGGCGGGAAGAACTTCTCGGGCGGCCAGCGCCAGCGGCTGACGATCGCCCGCGCCATCTACCGATGCCTGCCCGACGCCGACGGTCGCCGGCAGGCGGACATGCTCGTCTTTGATGACTCCTTTTCCGCTCTCGATTTTCAAACGGACGCCCGACTGCGCGGCGAACTGCGCCAATTCGTCGGCGACCTAGCGGTGCTCATCGTTGCCCAGCGGATCTCGACCATTCGCCACGCCGACGAGATACACGTGCTCGATCAGGGTCGCATCGTCGGAGTCGGCACGCACGAGCACCTCCTCGATACCTGCGAGACATATCAAGAGATCGTCGCTTCGCAGTTGAGCGCTGAGGAGGCACGATGAGACACGGCGGAGCTAACCCTTACGCAAACGACGCCCGGGATCTCAAGGGTGCGCTTAAGCGCCTTGCTCGCATGCTTCAGCGCGAAAAGCTGCGTATCGCGATCGTCGTCGTGCTCATGGCCGTGGCCGCTGCGGGAGGTGCCCTCGCCCCGAAGTTTCTCGGGGACGCGACCGACATGATCGTCGACGGCGTGGCGGCGGACGGAGTCAACTTCGCAGCGCTTGCTAAGCTGCTACTCATCATCGCGGCGATCTACCTCGTGTCCTCGCTGGCAAACTTCGCCGCGGGCTACCTCATCCGGTTGACCGTCCAAGAGCTGGGATACAACCTGCGCCAGGCCGCCCAGGCAAAGATCGACCGGCTTTCCCTCTCCTGGCTGGACAAACAGCCACGCGGTGACCTCCTCTCCCGTGTCACCAACGACATCGATAACATCACTCAGACCCTGATGCAGACGCTGAGCCAGATACTCCTGTCCTTCTATTCCCTCGTGGGCATCCTCGCAATGATGATCTGGATCTCGCCGTCGCTCACGGGCGCCACGTTGGCCGTCATGCCGCTCGGGATCGTCGCGCTGATCTTTATCTTGCGCAAGTCGCGCCCCCAGTTCCGCGCGCAATGGACGAAGACGGGCGAGGTGTCCTCCATCGTGGAAGAGTCCTTCACGGGCCTCGACGTCGTCACCGCCTACGGCCTGCAAGAGGAGTTCGAGGAA includes these proteins:
- a CDS encoding zinc ribbon domain-containing protein, producing the protein MARAPRQDQLQLLQVADIDAHLARLKIHNERHPLRAEVGAQMNLVAAKARELTEAKKTLSEAEKTLEAASARTKELATVIAAKHKRLNEGVGMDSRELLTLQSEIVTNQARLDQDNDAEFLALEAVEEAQESIAAIEAEQRLINERIVAGRAELEEEIERLERKAEDLRRERNTLYSPLADELKNAYERAQHTGGLTVIALHHNGQTSGGVQLSPIEVNQIKNADPEQIHISDDYQCIVVLLDS
- a CDS encoding Nif3-like dinuclear metal center hexameric protein translates to MSTVADVVRVMNDHFPPSLAEEWDRVGLVIGVPGDEVTKVAFAVDPCEPVVDEAIAAGAQMIVTHHPLFLRGTSSVAADTAKGSWVHKLIRHGVALFAAHTNADAAEQGSAVALAELLRLSNTRPIEPNKDHPELGLGRVGELELTMSVRELAHRLKALIPQTPAGITIGGNPDKIVKTVAVSPGSGDSFLEAADRSGADVYITADLRHHPATDHLWAGRCALIGATHFASEWPVLPKMRDAVARLDLDTYISTIVTDPWTERI
- a CDS encoding fluoride efflux transporter FluC yields the protein MNALLVGLGGAIGAVLRHLMTLGSAHPVVAIFGINIAGAFLLGLLAATVSGKPRLFLGTGILGGFTTYSALAVDTVRLLHDAAPLGLLYLVASLAIGVIAAGAGMLSGTKIQERLEARAVPAPDVSRDLDAFCSQAGCFGQAAVSREQQASVSQERGEE
- a CDS encoding fluoride efflux transporter FluC, whose product is MIEILFVALGAGFGAAARYGVDQALPKPWGTVAVNFLGSFLLGIVVGVLANIDLRAEAETYALLGTGFCGGFTTFSTASLEVLKIGHNDSAQRAVIFAVGMAIGSVALAALGMALGLFIAR
- a CDS encoding alpha-1,6-glucosidase domain-containing protein, translated to MKPFLANGNNVAQPADLGKAHQQALELLRMRHAYPLLTLGKSELIKEKVSFPGAGRDQQAGLILMGVDDTKGADIVKNFDGLLVAINASPNAISQPISEMKGLELKLFPVLTDGVDDDPLLKESTWNAETGTVTIPARSAVVFVQEQKATDPENPTPTEPGPGDPSTDPTNPNPGEPSPGIVIPNAPVFPDASDPVSCAVKPFVTIVPMKGVSYSVTVDGKPLTAVKGNPSKFEYPYGKTVVVKAKALEGYQIAKNAKSQWSWTAPPLDELKCVTPDPKPTPDPKPTPDPKPLPDPVVPDDELNKKVDALIKQILGRLVTDPSNQDTTIVE
- a CDS encoding DUF3052 family protein, which produces MSGSTGKDFGFGSGQIIQEFGFDDDVDMSLRTAIEEITGEQLEDEEYRGSADGAIAWWRSDDGDVDDLTDLFVDCASGLAEESAQIWLMVPEQRAQYSVPMEDVKEAADTAGLSVTRTRHLESGWTAFRVVSHGRTF
- the aceE gene encoding pyruvate dehydrogenase (acetyl-transferring), homodimeric type; protein product: MSQQPIRPLINGLLSQVPDINPEETQEWIDSVDGLIDSQGAPRTRYLLTAMENHARRKGISLPPNIVTPYVNTIGIDDEPYYPGDESLEKEIRRWTRWNAAVMVTRQQDPDIAVGGHISSYAAQATLYEVGFNHFFKGKNAPGGGDQVMFQGHSSPGNYARAFLEGRLTEKDLDSFRQQASRRSGGRGLPSYPHPRQMPDFWEFPTVSLGLGPISAIYQAWYNRYLNERGLKDTSQQHVWAFMGDGEMDEVESRGVLHLAAGQNLDNLTFVINCNLQRLDGPVRGNGKIIQELEAQFKGAGWNVIKVIWGREWDELLTADKDRALVNIMNETLDGDYQTFKANDGAYVREHFFGRDPRTKAMVADWSDEKIWELKRGGHDYRKVYAAYKAATEHKGQPTVILAHTIKGYALGSNFAGRNSTHQMKKLNSDDLKLLRDTLELDIADEQLEDPYTAPYFKPSPKNPALEYMHEQRRKLGGYLPERRVVEQGVTLPAEKHWDVLKGGSGKQKVATTMAFVRLLKDLLRDKDFGYRFVPIIPDEARTFGLDAIFPTAKIFNIHGQNYTAVDSDLLLNYKESTKGQIMHTGITEAGSNAAFTAVGTSYATHGLPMVPVYIFYSMFGFQRTGDQFWHAADQMARGFVMGATAGRTTLTGEGLQHMDGHSHVIASTNPAVVQYDPAYAYEIRHIFRDGLVRMYGDGSDGRDQNVMYYITIYNEPIHQPAEPENVDVEGILKGMYKLEDAEGEGPKVQLFASGVGVPWAREAREMLRDDWGVSASVWSITSWYELRKNGLEVDEYNYLHPMEEPKKAYITTKLEGETGPIIATSDWEKQVHDSIRPWVPEAYYTLGANGFGIADTRASARRHFRIDSASMVVRALQALADRGELDRATVQQAIDKYELLNPEAGDDGVASPNEPAV
- a CDS encoding MFS transporter; its protein translation is MTNETGEKKFLTRGERLERLPMTGRLRRLVATTGVGWALDAMDVGLISFVVAALAQQWGLSATERSWIISIGFVGMAIGATVGGLLADKLGRRMVFALTLLVYGLATGASALAGSVVVLMLFRFIVGIGLGAELPVASTFVSEFAPRKIRGRVIVWLEAFWALGWIAAALIGYFVVAPYGEGWRWGLLIGAVPALYALVIRLNTRESVRFLELRGQFGDAEATVRLYEDSAGPDYRYDGPASDDIGRGAGEEGELTIWSAPMRKRTIALWTIWFMINFSYYGAFTWIPSLLTAQGFTLVRSFEFTLIMTLAQIPGYAAAAWLIEVVGRRRTLALFLAGSAVSALMYGQAAEPWQIIAAGMALSFFNLGAWGALYAIGPELYPTTVRGTGTGSAAGFGRIASILTPLLTPVLVSMGGNMLAFTVFSLAFACAALAAFALPEQKGASLR
- a CDS encoding ABC transporter ATP-binding protein, whose translation is MTLIHIGWDFLRKKKMAFLAIIALQTLQILLSLVLPAINAKIIDDGVLAGNVTLVWQMGALMAGIALLQILAMVGAIFLGARTALELGRELRRKTFRQVQSFSATDQHRFGAPTLITRVTNDVTQVQMVILMTFTVIIMAPLMGFGGVFMAIQQNATLSLLLLVIVPLLGVLIFTVMRALVPRYTIQQERIDRINTLLREQLTGVRVIRAFVRQGSERHKFEEANENLRQVWLEIGVLWAFLMPAASFILGLSSAAVVWFAAHLISAGSMQVGALTAYITYLVMILMAVMMSGMMVMVFPRGQVSAKRIQEILDLTPSIQAPSSPVRLPAGPLTFELDRACLQYPGAEEPVLSEISMTLAPGRQVALIGSTGSGKSSIVKLLPRLIDATGGMVRAGGIPVTGLDPRELRSRIALVPQRAFLFSGTIASNVAGSAKNDAVYDAARVKLALQAAQAWEFVSKIDRGIEADVESGGKNFSGGQRQRLTIARAIYRCLPDADGRRQADMLVFDDSFSALDFQTDARLRGELRQFVGDLAVLIVAQRISTIRHADEIHVLDQGRIVGVGTHEHLLDTCETYQEIVASQLSAEEAR